TTTATTTTATGTATCGCCAGCTTGACTGATCATGTGTAGTGGCTTTGATGAAGGCTGTTGGGCACTCCAAATGAAGAAGTATGGCCAGGATTGAACCAATTAACAAATTGGCATGAGTACCCTCAGTGGAGGCCTCAAAGTTTGTCATCAGCCGTTCCTAATCTTGATGCAGATGGGATAGATCTGCTTTCGGTAAGTTGGGTCTGCATACCATCTTTCGATCGATATGTGCCTCATCATATAAACGATACTTGACAAAGCACATATTCAGATCAAGAGGAAATGCAAAGTGTACTCGCTCGTGTCAGATGTGTCTGCATGCTTTCTTTTGATTGATACATATATTCTTGTATAAATAATTATGTACATAGTATGAGGAGGAATACTATGTTCACTTGCCAATGCTGCACACATGTCAGATGAAGGGCTGCAAGGCACATGCTGCACACATGTCAGGTGAAGGGCTGCAGCGCATGTGCTAGTTTGTCGGGGCATTCATCAGGTTTGGCCCCCAAATCATTAGATTTGCCGTGGCCCTGCAGTCATCAAGAATTTTAATGTGAGATGGAAGTAGGGCTTCATAGCACATAGCCAATGTTGTGCATGTGTCAGATGCAGGGCCAAGTGGTGTATGTGCCAATGCTGCACATGTGTCAGTTGCAGGGCATTCATCAGGTTTGGTCCATTTACTTAGGCAGGTGTATGTTGTGTATGGACTGTTGGTCAATTTCTTTCAACTATCCATTACCTGATGAGTTGCTCGATTTTGGGCGAACCATAACGGTGGGGCCAGCTGATGAGCAACTCGGATCTGGTTCattgtattaacaagagttagCATTCCACTTAACTACCATCAATGAGATAGAGTATCTTTGACCTGCAAATAATTTACATTGTTGCAGAAGATGTTGCAGTACCACCCCTCAAAGCGAATATCTGCGAAGAAAGCTATGGAGCATCCTTACTTCGATGATTTGAATAAAGATTATCTTTGAAAGGCGACTAATTTTCTCAGGCGATGCTTTGTCCCCAAAAGCTCTGTGGATTTAAAATGCTGACATGTTTGGTGGATGTTTTCAACTGCTTTCCTTAAGCATTTGGTTGTTTAACTGTTGTTTGGTTTAATGTTTAGAGATTGTTGATGGTAACTTGGTCCTGATTTAAGTGAATGACTATTGAGATTCCAGTGTCCTGATTCTTTTGGATGGGAAAACTAAAATGTGGATATGGGAAACTAAGAAGGATTATTGCGGTGGACATGGAAAACTGTGGATTCGAATAGCAATTTGTTACTTCTGGGAGAATTTTGTTGTTATATAGCTTTAGTgtgctttttttaatttttgggagACAAAAATGAGCAAGTTGTAGTTGGCGGCTGCTTACTTTCACAGCATTGTAAATTGATGTTATTCCATTTAGGGCGAGATATTGATTGGTACCTACCTACTGGTGCTACTGTCAGTAACTTGGAAGAAATGACTTGTTGGGccctggtcccaaaaatcaggatgatgcaacactctagtgggccattccaaaaaaaattatactgaaaacctctcaattcatgtggtatggcccacctgagttttagaacattgtgatttttgggtaatCCTTTCATTctaatggcatataaacaccatggtgggtcctacacaactaacggtgggtgttctgtcaattgtttcctgtggtgtggtgtacTTGAGTTTTTTGGTTCAATGATTAAAATGAGACGGTAGTGtatctgatggatggggtggatctcatgaaagttgcACCCATGATGTGGCTCTTAGTTTTGCTAAGCAACCCCGGTAGATACCTCGTGTGAGTTACCTTACCATGGGCTCATAGTGATTTCCACAATTCTCTTCGAAAAggaaaatgcatttttttttcctcaacTGGATGAAAAATAGGCTTCTATTCGCTGTTTCTCGAAGGTATTAATTTCCAAGGTATTCACTTTTTCCAAACACCGGCTTATATTTTCTTTGTTATCTAATTCAAAATATGGCAAGAGCAGTGACTTTGAGATGCACAGCAGTGGCAGCTTGTGATACATGACTAACACTTAAATGTTCCTAATGAGCAGAATTCAATTGCAAGGATATCATTTCATTGAACaggggccatggttcaatgatTGTGCCCAACCATGAATATGGAGAATGCCACCAAAAAGCACCATGAATGTAGGCAAAGCAACAAATATCACCCAGATTGGTGGGAAGATTACACCCAAAGTTTTGGCCTTTCTGTTGAATGCAGACTTCCTAAACCCTAAAATCCTATCAGGTCACTTATCAAAGGAGTTTTTTGAAGCATGGGGATCTTCTAGATTGAACTGCATGGGGATATTattcaaatctttttttttttttcatgtcacGCAGAAGATGCATTCAGAATTCAATTATTTTAATATCCAAGGTATTCAATGCATTCAGAAATCCTTTGAAAGTCTGCTCCTCGTGAAACTCACCTTCATCATCAATAGCTTAAGCACTATGCAGATATCAGCATCACATTCAaatcttttgttctttttttttttttttttttttcaggtcacGCATAGGATGCATTCAGAATTCAATTATTTTAATTTCCAAGGTATTCAATGCATTCAGAAATCCTTTGAAAGTCTGCTCCTCGTGAAACTCACCTTCATCATCAATAGCTTAAGCACTATGCAGATATCAGCATTACATTCCTAGAGAAGCAAATTGTATTGatagttcttttctttttaaaaaaaaattgtattgaCTTAAATATTCTTTCCATATGTACAGGggatcttctttctttcttttttttttttccctccgcCTGTTGGGGTTTTCTTCATAAAATATTTTGTTACCAATAAAAAGAATATTAGTAATCTGATGACATGGTTGGAATCCCCGCACTCTTTAACTTTTAATCAATTGAAGCTAATTttattaataattcaaacttataTTCTTgtttgaattaaataaaatagcAAAAGATCCGTGTCTTTAGGAGATATGTAACCTGGGCACACTTTTTTCTTCAAATATTAAAATTGAAGATCTAACCATAGGGAGAGATATCACTCACTTGTTCATAAATTTCAGGAAATAACTGGTAACAAAAGGTTCTAGCAAGCTCTGACGACAAAGCTAAGATGATATATTCATTCCTAATCTTGCAAATAAAGGGTATTAAAATTTCTGAATAACCAAGCAAGCTCCGTTGACAAAAGCTAAGATATTCACTCCTAGTCTCTTGCAAGTAAAGGGTGTTAGAATTTCATGTTTGAGATACATAGGTAAGTCTTCACCATTTGACATTAAAGAGAGGCCTCAGATAGTCACTCTTAGCCTTGCAAATAAAGGGTATTATAATTTTCCAATAACCAAATGCAAAGGCACCTTATTGTTTTTGTTGGCCACAATTCACTTTTCAATGATCTTGTTTCTTTCATGCTCGGATGCCAATTACCAAAGTTGGAGATGCATTATATCTTATCATGAGTCATACACCATGGGATCATAGTTTAGATGATCAGTGTACAAATTGATGAAATGCCAACAACCATGCAGTGGCACGATGCGACAATGTTTAGCTAGCACGAACCTATGCAGCATAATCAAGTCACAAGCCATATGAAGAAGGCAGACCAAAGTGTGAGTGATACTATAGCCAGTGCATAGGTCACCAGAAAAATCACAGCGCATTCACTTTCGCCCGCTCCAAACAATTGGGTCATTATACCTGTCAATGTCATAAACAAATGACATCAGCTCACACTAAAAAGAAAGAACATGGTTAAAGTATGAGTACGACTTACTGTATAGTGTCCACTGAGATTTGGTAGTTGATACACACCTCCCATATGATGGGGGAATCCAAAAACATTAGGGATGAAATGCATTTTGGATTCTCGCAGCATCTTTAAGACACTGGGAGATGTATGCACTAAAAAATGGAGAACTTCCCAAATGCTTGGTGAAATTCGGCTTCATGGAAGTGAAATTAGTATCGGTGTCTAAAAGCGCATGTCGGCAGTGTAGTAGGAAGCACTGATGCTGATGTAACTACTGATGTGATTACTACACGAAATATTCATATCACATGCATGTAAACCTAACTATATTGGTCTTGGTATTGAATAATATACGGCAGGAGCTTGATATGAAATGTTCATCCACGGCAAGAAATCACCAGTTTGGAACTTGACCCTTTTCTTAGAGTTGCACAGTATTGCATATTTACAAAATCAGCGCAATCTATATGCATAAGCACTGAGCATGGATTCTGGCATGCCAAGATTGCATTGAATTGTTTTTGCTTAGCTATGAAAGAAAAATACTTGCATATTCTCAAATAGGTGTCTCTGCCATGGCCGCTTCTAAGAGTtcagttaaaacttaaaagaggAAGGTTGGTGTCTGGCGAAAAGCCAATCAATGTAATTTTTGGCAATCTACCATTTCAAAGCCAACCCCAAAATCTTGGGAGAAAAGCTaaggtaagggcctgtttgggtgagatgaattcatttttaaaCATGCccaaatgagatgaactcatctgtaagtggcaaccaaacatgccctaagatgatgatgatgatgatgatgacgactttCAAAATCAACTGCATAGACACCCCAAACAGATCTACTTAACGCCTATATTGTATTGCAATAGAGCTTCACTAAGACCACACATACCTCTATATATGGCCACGAGTGTTCAAGGGAGATCCGAACAATGCATCAGGTGGACCCCGGTGTGTATAGATGACCTGGCAGGAAACTCAAGTCCCCTCAACATGGCAGGTGGGTTGCACATATATGGGTTAAAAAGTTTGCGTATATTATGcaacccatctgatgagtggaccgcCCTGATCTTTGGGACAGGTAATCTGCATGGTGGGGCAAGCgatgcatggctcagatgtcccATAGAAGTGCTAAGTTGGTTTCCCTGGAGCTGCATgtagtggggtgtgtgtgtggctAATCAAAACTCTATCCTGATAGTAATCCAATATAAGGTGACCCCATAATTCATACAAATGCTGCTGCGTTTGGAATGTACTAATTTTAAAATGTCAGATTTTGGAATGTAATTTTGAAAGAAGAAATGTGTACAGCAGATAACATAAATTTGACACAGAAACATAAAATAGATTTGGATCATGTAATGAAATAGTACAATCTCAccaattcacaaaaaaaaaaaaaaaaaaaaaaacccaccatgTATCATACCTATGGTCACTGCAGGTGGAACTGTAAATTGCAGCAGAAGAATGAACTGATATAAAGGGTCTTTGTGCACCAAACCAAAATGAATTGCCCCTTTAACTACGAGTACACCCAAAAAGGGCAAGGCGATGTAACGAACAACAATAATTGCAACGAGGATTGAGACTCGGATTTCTGACCTGTGTATTCCTTAATGAAGACAACCAACAATGATATAAAAAAAGCTATCTTCAGatacaggatatgattctttcaAGTTGATCTGAGCAGCCAATCAAGCAGAATCCAAGATGAGTATGAGATAGATTGAAAGCAAGTTAGTTATTACCCTTTGTAAGATTTCCTCCCATTATAAGGGTGGTAGTTGGGATATCTCCATCCCTGccaacaagaaaaatgaaaatcgaTAAATTCACCAAAAAGATGTTTTTCATCACTGCTAAATAAATTAAGATTCAATCAGCCAATAGTCGGAATAGATGTGATTCTAGTCATTTTAATCCTATGAAAAGTTAGTACATGGTTCATACCCCAACAATGCAATAGAGGATTGTATTGCGCGAAGAGGAGCACTTTCACCAACGAGTGCCTTTCTGAATGGAGCTATTATTCCAACAGCAAACCCAATAATCTAtacaaagaaaataatggcagCTTAGTCTGTGCACCATTATGACCTATACATAGTAAAATTTCATCTCTGTTCAAACTCAGGTTCTCTAAGTACATGAGACATCAATGGTATAACAATTTCCTTCTGGTGACAAAATAAGCTTGGAAAGCATACCACAGCGATGGTCGAAGGTGCCAACAACTTCTTCACGTCTACTTTTCCTGAAATCGTCTTTAAGGCTTGCTTAAGCTTAGATGGAGTTTGCACCTAGAAAGGAAATCATGCAAAAGATTCAGATGGAGAATATGTTCAAGCGTAATGGTACTTTCCATTAGAATCTGTTGTTTCAATCCATTATTACGTGCTATGATAAACATAACAAATGAATGAGCCTTTAAACTAGACATACCGACTTCAGTCACAAGTCAAACAATTGATTGTAGTTCATTAAATTTCAACACAGATTGGCATGGGTCAAGACTAACAAGTAACAATGATGATGAATATGTGCTATCTGGATGAACATTGATAACAAAAAAAGGACATTATACACAGGTTTGGTGTACATTTCATTTTCTCCATGTGTTTCAACTAAACCAGATGCATTGAATAGGAGTGTTCAGTTTAtgccagtggggcccatggttccatGAGCCAGATCCCAAACCATTGATCACTTGGGCCCCATGATATAGTGACCATGTATAAAAAATCTCCTCACTTGGGCAATCTTAATGCTTAAATTTTTGGTTTGCAAAGCCGACAAGACAGGTAAGAGAGATGCAACAAGGATCCTCATTCGactgaaaatagccctagtttgGTGGCTAGTATCTCGAAAATTGGGAGACTTTTAGGGAAAAGTCCGCCACAATGTGATGCATCAGACCAATGGTCtaaatcaccaaaccatgggccccactcatacaaaatgaaaaaagaagaagagtataTTTTGCATGCCCAGGGCTCaaagatcatataattcctccccATTGAAATGCCTTTTGagaaacatccaaatggttatttaaaatcaatcATGACTAATGGGTTTTGCATCTATTTTTGAAGCACATGTTTGCACGTTTTCAACAAAAGTAAGCCCAATACTATTTTTTATTGGAGTTGAGTCTTGATTGTTTTTATATTACTTCGATTCTAGAGTTTAGCACTTGGTAACCTCAGTCAGCTGAGAATGATAGGCATTAATTCACAGGATGAGGCAATATTTGGGCCATTAAACAGCTGCTGCATACATGCAGTAAAATGTAAAGTTCTTGGAACAT
This region of Magnolia sinica isolate HGM2019 chromosome 1, MsV1, whole genome shotgun sequence genomic DNA includes:
- the LOC131218991 gene encoding protein PIN-LIKES 3-like isoform X4, with protein sequence MWFMPLNILLTFIIGTILGWVVIQIMKPPSHLRGLILGCCAGGNLGNMLIIIVPAICKEKGGPFGAEDVCNRYGLAYASLSMAVASIFLWSYVYNIIRISSSRKNKSIVIDAPTSTSLPEETSKTLPGEQISMQDSTVHEDVEDRHEPSSTKTEELKGKPEVQTPSKLKQALKTISGKVDVKKLLAPSTIAVIIGFAVGIIAPFRKALVGESAPLRAIQSSIALLGDGDIPTTTLIMGGNLTKGIHRSEIRVSILVAIIVVRYIALPFLGVLVVKGAIHFGLVHKDPLYQFILLLQFTVPPAVTIGIMTQLFGAGESECAVIFLVTYALAIVSLTLWSAFFIWLVT